In Citrus sinensis cultivar Valencia sweet orange chromosome 4, DVS_A1.0, whole genome shotgun sequence, one DNA window encodes the following:
- the LOC102614081 gene encoding beta-amyrin 11-oxidase-like isoform X1 has translation MELDLLWLILAIAAGSYIIVYAFVRRVNEWYHVSKLGEKRHFLPPGDMGWPFLGNMPSFLRAYRSNNPETFIDSIVERYGRTGVYKTHLFGNPSIIVSSPQTCRRVLMDDEKFGLGYGKSMTRLAGKNTFVNIAKSEHRRLRKMMTSLMISHEALVMYIGNTEDVAIASLEEWAAASKDEPIEFFCETSKLSLKFIMRILFGSTSDSIFSSVEKHYIDVHDGVHSTAINLPGFAFHKALKARKMLVKILQKVVDERKAMKKNGEQTAKRGMIDLMMEIEDESGKKLQDEDIVDLLIVLLLGAHDGPTHTIMWATIYLYGHPQILQKAKEEQEEIIKTRPSSQKGLSLQEIKQMEYLSKVIDETLRLMNLPFLDFREAKTDANIKGYTIPKGWKVLIWNRAVHMDPDNFSAPKEFDPSRWDNNAAEPGSFIPFGGGSRRCLGIDVAKIEVSIFLHYFLLNYKLEQLNPESPIVYLPTTRPSDNCPARVIKLK, from the exons ATGGAATTAGATCTGTTGTGGCTGATTCTTGCAATTGCAGCAGGAAGTTACATTATTGTGTATGCGTTTGTGAGGAGAGTAAACGAGTGGTATCATGTAAGCAAATTGGGAGAGAAGAGACATTTTCTTCCTCCAGGTGATATGGGCTGGCCTTTCCTCGGCAATATGCCGTCGTTTCTTCGAGCTTATAGATCCAACAATCCAGAAACCTTCATCGACAGCATAGTCGAAAG GTATGGTCGAACAGGAGTGTACAAAACCCACCTATTTGGTAACCCAAGCATCATAGTGAGTTCACCACAAACATGCAGACGAGTGTTGATGGACGATGAGAAATTTGGGCTTGGTTACGGTAAATCAATGACTCGATTAGCTGGAAAAAACACATTTGTTAACATTGCAAAATCAGAACACAGGCGCCTCCGCAAAATGATGACAAGTCTGATGATTAGTCATGAGGCACTTGTCATGTATATTGGGAACACTGAGGATGTTGCAATTGCTTCGCTTGAGGAATGGGCTGCCGCATCGAAGGATGAGCCAATTGAGTTCTTCTGTGAAACTAGCAAGCTTTCTCTGAAGTTCATTATGCGTATACTTTTTGGGTCCACTAGTGATTCAATTTTTTCGTCTGTGGAGAAGCACTATATTGATGTACATGATGGGGTTCACTCTACGGCCATTAATCTTCCTGGTTTTGCTTTCCACAAAGCACTCAAG gcACGAAAAATGCTAGTAAAGATTCTTCAAAAGGTAGTTGATGAGAGAAAGgcaatgaagaaaaatggtgaGCAAACGGCAAAGAGAGGCATGATTGATTTAATGATGGAGATTGAAGATGAGAGTGGTAAAAAGCTACAGGATGAAGACATTGTAGATTTGCTAATCGTATTATTGTTAGGAGCTCATGATGGCCCCACGCATACTATAATGTGGGCAACAATTTATCTATACGGGCACCCACAAATACTGCAAAAAGCCAAG GAAGAACAAGAGGAGATCATAAAGACACGACCATCTTCGCAGAAAGGATTGAGTCTTCAGGAAATTAAACAAATGGAGTATCTTTCTAag GTAATTGATGAAACATTGCGCTTAATGAATCTGCCATTTTTGGATTTTCGAGAGGCAAAAACAGATGCTAACATCAAAG gTTACACCATACCAAAAGGATGGAAAGTTTTAATTTGGAATAGAGCTGTTCATATGGATCCTGATAATTTTTCTGCCCCAAAAGAATTTGATCCTTCAAGATGGGAT AATAATGCAGCCGAACCAGGATCTTTCATTCCATTTGGAGGAGGATCAAGGAGATGCCTTGGAATTGATGTGGCCAAAATAGAAGtctccatttttcttcattattttcttcttaacTACAA GCTGGAACAACTTAATCCTGAGAGCCCAATAGTGTACTTACCTACAACAAGGCCTTCCGACAATTGTCCTGCCAGAGTTATTAAACTGAAATGA
- the LOC102614081 gene encoding beta-amyrin 11-oxidase-like isoform X2, translated as MELDLLWLILAIAAGSYIIVYAFVRRVNEWYHVSKLGEKRHFLPPGDMGWPFLGNMPSFLRAYRSNNPETFIDSIVERYGRTGVYKTHLFGNPSIIVSSPQTCRRVLMDDEKFGLGYGKSMTRLAGKNTFVNIAKSEHRRLRKMMTSLMISHEALVMYIGNTEDVAIASLEEWAAASKDEPIEFFCETSKLSLKFIMRILFGSTSDSIFSSVEKHYIDVHDGVHSTAINLPGFAFHKALKARKMLVKILQKVVDERKAMKKNGEQTAKRGMIDLMMEIEDESGKKLQDEDIVDLLIVLLLGAHDGPTHTIMWATIYLYGHPQILQKAKEEQEEIIKTRPSSQKGLSLQEIKQMEYLSKNNAAEPGSFIPFGGGSRRCLGIDVAKIEVSIFLHYFLLNYKLEQLNPESPIVYLPTTRPSDNCPARVIKLK; from the exons ATGGAATTAGATCTGTTGTGGCTGATTCTTGCAATTGCAGCAGGAAGTTACATTATTGTGTATGCGTTTGTGAGGAGAGTAAACGAGTGGTATCATGTAAGCAAATTGGGAGAGAAGAGACATTTTCTTCCTCCAGGTGATATGGGCTGGCCTTTCCTCGGCAATATGCCGTCGTTTCTTCGAGCTTATAGATCCAACAATCCAGAAACCTTCATCGACAGCATAGTCGAAAG GTATGGTCGAACAGGAGTGTACAAAACCCACCTATTTGGTAACCCAAGCATCATAGTGAGTTCACCACAAACATGCAGACGAGTGTTGATGGACGATGAGAAATTTGGGCTTGGTTACGGTAAATCAATGACTCGATTAGCTGGAAAAAACACATTTGTTAACATTGCAAAATCAGAACACAGGCGCCTCCGCAAAATGATGACAAGTCTGATGATTAGTCATGAGGCACTTGTCATGTATATTGGGAACACTGAGGATGTTGCAATTGCTTCGCTTGAGGAATGGGCTGCCGCATCGAAGGATGAGCCAATTGAGTTCTTCTGTGAAACTAGCAAGCTTTCTCTGAAGTTCATTATGCGTATACTTTTTGGGTCCACTAGTGATTCAATTTTTTCGTCTGTGGAGAAGCACTATATTGATGTACATGATGGGGTTCACTCTACGGCCATTAATCTTCCTGGTTTTGCTTTCCACAAAGCACTCAAG gcACGAAAAATGCTAGTAAAGATTCTTCAAAAGGTAGTTGATGAGAGAAAGgcaatgaagaaaaatggtgaGCAAACGGCAAAGAGAGGCATGATTGATTTAATGATGGAGATTGAAGATGAGAGTGGTAAAAAGCTACAGGATGAAGACATTGTAGATTTGCTAATCGTATTATTGTTAGGAGCTCATGATGGCCCCACGCATACTATAATGTGGGCAACAATTTATCTATACGGGCACCCACAAATACTGCAAAAAGCCAAG GAAGAACAAGAGGAGATCATAAAGACACGACCATCTTCGCAGAAAGGATTGAGTCTTCAGGAAATTAAACAAATGGAGTATCTTTCTAag AATAATGCAGCCGAACCAGGATCTTTCATTCCATTTGGAGGAGGATCAAGGAGATGCCTTGGAATTGATGTGGCCAAAATAGAAGtctccatttttcttcattattttcttcttaacTACAA GCTGGAACAACTTAATCCTGAGAGCCCAATAGTGTACTTACCTACAACAAGGCCTTCCGACAATTGTCCTGCCAGAGTTATTAAACTGAAATGA